One genomic region from Mytilus trossulus isolate FHL-02 chromosome 9, PNRI_Mtr1.1.1.hap1, whole genome shotgun sequence encodes:
- the LOC134684849 gene encoding GTPase IMAP family member 4-like, with the protein MNSTKIPEVKSGAPENQNAYCDENAEVINQSNGTYTPITDCILSIAGCINILLIGKAGSGKSTVGNIISGGVNFKVAPTAQLVTTKCQEAKVSIKNVLINIVDTPGLFNLEINNCKVQEMITEYLKTNRHLFPLILVLCIQDGVRFTKEDESVLDRIKGNFGTHVLQNVIVVFTGKMPTIDMPEMLKQFLKEINNITFHFPTDSRAPERDQERESFVGTCQKLLNKPKNLNYNLSDYEAAQRHIEERDVRKFQRLQSIQNNPKLSSVGYKKRKSKCRLIHKSRKT; encoded by the exons ATGAACTCCACTAAAATTCCGgaagtgaaatcaggtgctccggaaaa tCAAAATGCATATTGTGATGAAAATGCAGAAGTTATAAATCAATCCAATGGAACTTATACACCAATTACAGATTGCATTTTGAG CATTGCAGGGTGTATAAATATCCTTCTTATTGGAAAAGCTGGAAGTGGAAAAAGCACAGTAGGGAATATAATTTCTGGAGGAGTAAACTTTAAAGTAGCTCCAACTGCACAACTGGTTACAACAAAATGTCAGGAAGCAAAGGTTAGCATTAAGAATGTTCTGATTAACATAGTCGACACTCCGGGATTGTTTAATCTAGAAATAAACAATTGTAAGGTCCAAGAAATGATTACAGAATATCTGAAAACGAATAGGCACTTATTCCCTCTGATTTTAGTCCTTTGTATTCAAGATGGAGTTCGATTTACGAAAGAAGACGAATCAGTTCTAGATAGGATAAAAGGAAACTTTGGTACTCATGTGCTACAAAATGTGATTGTTGTATTTACTGGCAAGATGCCTACAATAGATATGCCAGAAATGCTCAAacaatttcttaaagaaataaataacataacttttCATTTCCCAACTGATTCTAGAGCTCCTGAAAGAGACCAAGAACGGGAATCGTTCGTAGGAACATGTCAGAAGTTACTTAATAAACCAAAAAATCTCAACTACAACCTGTCCGATTATGAAGCAGCACAACGCCATATTGAAGAAAGAGATGTCCGCAAATTTCAAAGATTACAATCTATTCAGAATAATCCAAAGTTGTCTTCAGtaggatataaaaaaagaaaaagtaaatgTAGATTGATTCATAAATCTCGCAAAACTTAA